TAGAAGGCCACACTTTTTTTCGTTGCACTAGGTCTTTCAAAATCTTATCACTCGGCTGATTCTAGTCTGTTGTATGTCACAAAAATAtccaacgttttttttttaatctaccacATCATCCTGCATTTTTAAGGGAAGAGACATTAGTTGTGATCCAGCTAGATTTTGTGCATCCTTATCACTTGCAAATAATAATACACCTCGTAATACACGATAAAATCATTGTCACAGTTGAGCTCAAACATGTCCAATCGGCACGAGAGACGACGAAAAAATTCGATTGCAAGATTTTATCCgatgaaattaaattactttctCTTTTTTCAGGAAGGAACCAGAATTTCCGAAAgcacattgcatttttttaaacctggccatttttggaccatcctattATATGCCCTTAgcatttaattgtttgttttcaGCCGATCGCCACAGATTTCGGCATAAAGTATCCGGAGATcgctataaaagaaaaaataacctTTGACTTAAAAACcaatcattttgtagaaaatttaaatgggCTTGTTTCTATTCGCAATAAAATTACTGCCCTTAAACTTTTGAACATGGAGGAAATAATTTTTCTGGTAAACATATCCGAAAACTGGGAGGCACGAAAAAGAAGAGacgattttctaaaaagaattgaaaaagaagGTTTTCGTCAACTACGAAATGAGAATTGCTGCGGCAGCAATCACTTGCAGGATAGAATTTGTCAGGCAAAAGGAGAAAGATGTTGGAAATGTGACGGATTAAACCATTTTGCCAAAACATGTAGAAAACGTTATATTAGGGACTGTATTAACTGTGGTATAAATCATGCAGAAGGCAAGTGTGGTGCATTCGGAAAAGAATGTTCGAGATGTGAAGGATTTAATCACTTCCATTGGAAATGCTTGCCAGCAATGAGAGTTCATTGTCCATATTGTGGAGGATCGCATATAGATATAGCAAGGAGATGTTTGGCTTTTGCGAGAACGTGTTCGAATTGTCAGAGAGTGGGCCATTTCTCGACAATGTGTCGCTACAAAAGGCTTCGATAACACTATTGGGCCAAGTTTTCAACCAGTAAAAATGCTAATCgtcaagttgaaaatagttttcataacttttttattatatacgCTCCTTAAGTCTTTTTAAACCACGtttattaaatgttatttaagCATTGAAGTTCCTTGTTTCTATTCAAAGGCATCTAATAAGCTTTGTCTTGTATCAGTGGCGTAGTCAGGGCGGCTGAGGGGattcaagccccccccccccgcgaaATTTCGTAATCTCATCTGTTATATAATCTTTATTATATTTACAACAGCTTGTATGTTCCGGCGGCTGATGTCGAGTTGCGGAAAAGTCTGGAGAACACAGTGGGTGGTGGCTTCCCATCCATGCTACTACTTTATCCGCATATCAACATTAACGGTCGAGGGGTTGACTCACATGTCCTATAATTTACCCTTCACACTTTACCCAGGTCATAGGATTGGCAGTAAAATCtacgaaataaatttttccatgctgtcgtatttgaaaatattgttgggAAATGTCTATTGTGACTGTCGTAatactagaatataaataaacgaataaaattaattgaacagCTAGAGGAGAGCTTCTGCCAAATGATTACCTTTAGTGTcaacacatttttcaaaagaaaaaaaatcttatatgaCTTGTAGTTCctttattctcttttttaatgatttttttgtttttattttatcaacgttttgaaaatgaatctattacGTTTTTGCACATAAAGAATCCCTTTTACATTACCATCATTGTACATAagataatacacatttttttaatgtatggaaaataatcattttatcttAAACAAAtacgataaataaataaacaagtttattcttataaaaaaatgtgaaacaagtgagaaaaaattattttcttgtaaaattagttttaatttaattttaatggctgttttctgttttattatatattaataaaggTTAAGAAATTTCCTACattttgaattatgtaaataaaaaattgcaagtaagtaattttattttatgataaaatttatttcttaatttttctaaaccgtATTggtaaataataagattttaatggtaaataattttttaatattgagaaataattctgttcttcaCATTTTGCTATCACACTATAATCTgacaaattataacaaattaaaaattacttcggttttgtttgaaaagattaattttgaaatttaaaagtgtaaaaatacGTCAAAAGAGCACGGAAcatttcaaggcaattttttttattttaccaaatagtttataagatgaatattttaccgACTTCTAGTTTGAAGCTTAATTTAGTTTAAAGTGAAAGAAATAGCTAAAATCTATGACAGAAAAATATGTacctaatttcaatatttacttCACTTTATTGAGATCATATTtagttcaataatattttattagaattatgTATATAGACTCGTTTGACAAAAGGTCTCATCTAGCTGCTCAATTAATTGGATTTGTTTATTGATATTCTGGTATTATGCCATACACAATACATATTTCCCGACAATTTTCAAATACACAAgcatggaaaaaatttatttcctacatTTTGCTGCCAATCCTATTAAGTGTGAAATGTATGGGAAATTGGAGTCGAACGTTCGACGACCAATGTTGAGATGCGGAAAAGGTAACAGAATGGAGAGGGAAGTCACCACCTGCCGTGTTTCCTGACCTTTCCGGAATTCGACATCAGCCGTTCTGGTAGCTCTGTTAAGTGCCATAAATGCCAATGACAAAGAGGAATTATACAATATAGTATAGACTATTAGAGTGTAGGCACCATAATAAACTGGTGCCTGTTCTTCCTGTTACCTGCGAAAATAAAGGCAGTAAATTCTACATTTCCACATTTAACCTACCGGCGGGCGCATGGCCTCACTCAGTGCGGCACTCAgtgttgcaaattttcaaatatatcgtgaagttgaactatttgatgttttttatctaaataatcaCTTTCCtatgggatcgtccatatattacgtaagacgtttttcttttgtttatatcgctgtgtccttttcaacttgacaaaaatgttatttttgtctttattcaaacaacagaaaaacgtcttacgtaatatatggacgatccctataCAATAAACCcaatcttttgtaaaaaaaatttgaatttttgatcagcCGCACAGAGTGCAGTGCGCCCCCGCTCATGTGAGTCTCAAAGGCGCGCCCGCCGGTTGGTTAAGATTAGATAAACTCAAAGGTCAATACCAGCAAACAAGATTTTAGCACatcaaagattcaattataacgaTGGGTCCTAATAAAAAACACCTACCTCACGCGGGTCAATTCTAAATCCCCTAACTGTACCGGACCTCTTTAAAAACAACGCATCTGTAGGGTGCAGATTCTAAACCTCGTAACTTTACGGAGCctgttcaaaaacaaatttactcgATTTTCCCCTTTTTTCAGTAGGGCTCATTTTAATCGGGCATGACAGTAGTAGTGCAAAAGAggttatttttctaaaagtttagcTGCGTTAGCTCATAAATTTAAACCGAAGTAACTATTTATAACCTTTCTACTTGCTTATTTTGACAGCTGTCATATCTAGCACCGTGTCAGCCGACATTTTAATGTTCCTTTGATTACCTAACGTGATAGACACCAGTTGCCGGTATACCAAATGTCATCGCTCTCCGTGTGAACATTCCAGGGGAGACTCgagttacgtttttttttaatgggagaATATGAGTCAAAAACCTCTTATGTATTTTGCGTTTCActgtttttcagtgaaaaaaatgttgtgcagCCTTGTATTTAATTCCGAATTGTAGATCTGATTCTCCTAAATATAGTtatctaatttttggaaaatcgtcAAAAATCGGGTTACGTTGTTTTTAAACAGGCTCAGTAAAGTTACGAGGTTTAGAATCTGCACG
This Belonocnema kinseyi isolate 2016_QV_RU_SX_M_011 chromosome 3, B_treatae_v1, whole genome shotgun sequence DNA region includes the following protein-coding sequences:
- the LOC117169834 gene encoding uncharacterized protein LOC117169834; translated protein: MGGCVSSVDEFGDIEPIRRNHEYCDWLDWKRRFHDTINSKNLHQELSHILGPTLKEVIGPYGIEIIENFQFRESHQKLNFHILLRKLDIFFYLRRFPRNPTESITEYRDRLLPIATDFGIKYPEIAIKEKITFDLKTNHFVENLNGLVSIRNKITALKLLNMEEIIFLVNISENWEARKRRDDFLKRIEKEGFRQLRNENCCGSNHLQDRICQAKGERCWKCDGLNHFAKTCRKRYIRDCINCGINHAEGKCGAFGKECSRCEGFNHFHWKCLPAMRVHCPYCGGSHIDIARRCLAFARTCSNCQRVGHFSTMCRYKRLR